The genomic stretch TCTGAAATATTCCGAGTTTTAAAGCCGGGAGGGGAATTGTATTTTTCCGATGTATTTTCTGACCAGAGGATCCCGGAGAATCTAAAACAAGATCCAATATTACTTGGTGAATGTTTGGCGGGAGCACTTTATACCGAAGATTTTAGAAGACTACTTTCCACACTGGGAATTCATGATTTCCGTATCGTCTCACAATCCAAAATTAATTTAATCAATCCTGATATTGAGAAAAAAATAGGGAATATCAACTTCTATTCAATCACATTTAGGGCATTCAAAATTCCTCTGGAAGATCGTTGTGAAGATTATGGACAAGTGGCATATTACCAAGGTACGATCGATGGAAATCCACATAATTTTTTGTTAGATGATCATCATAATTTTATTACGGGAAAACCAATGTTAGTTTGTGGAAATACGGCTGATATGATTTCGACAACCCATTATAAGGATCACTTTCGTATCATTGGAGATAAATCAAAACATTATGGTCTATTTGATTGTGGCCCTAGTGCAGTCATTACTTCTCAAGGCGAAAGTGGGATAGGAGCCTGTTGTTAACTGATAGGGAGAGATTACTTCTTGTATGATAAACTGCATAGGGTGCAAACCCTATGCAAAAAAGTGAATTTACTTTTTCTTTCCAGCTGCTTTTTCAATAACAGGAGTTCCTTCCACGTAAACACAGTTTAGAACTATCCAAACACCGTGTTTTCCTTTGATGGTTACGTCTTTTAATCCCGTAGCACCAGGAGCTTTGCTCAAAGCATCACGAGTAGCAGCTGCGATACTTTGGTCATACCAAGTATTTAAAATAGTGAAACCACACTCGCTTCCTTCAACGGTTCCAGTACCAACAACTTCTAAATTAGTAGGAGCTTCTAAAGAAACTTCTTTAAAATTGCCAACTTTATAGGAGCAACTTACAGCAAATGCAATTGCGAAAAATGCCAACCATTTCATATTCATATCTTTTCCTAACCTATTATTTCAGCTTTCTCATTTGAGCACAAGAGGAACCAAACTTTGTATCCCATTTTAAACCAACATTTTGGTTTTTGACATTCCCTCTCGCTTTTGCATCCGCCAATACATCATCATAAATCCCTACGATGATCGTAGCACATTTTTCACCTAAAACAGTTTCCGATAATTCTGCTGAATCATTTTCTGCCGGAACTAAGTATCCTACTTTTCCCGCAGTGACACAATTTGACAGAAAAACGATAATTCCAAAAAGGAATATTTTTTTCATTTTTGTTCTCCTTAATTCGGTTATATGGGGTAAAGATCAGGATTGTGTAAAGAAAATAAAAAAGCGATTTTGCTTTTAATGTTCGAAAACTTCGATCGCAAAACAATAGGATGGGCGAGAAAAAGTAAATAAATGTTAAGCTGTTGGTATTCAATTCGAATACTCACAAATTGTTTTTTTTTCTTAACCTCACCAAAGATCGACTATTGACTGTGAGACGATGTTTCATTTCCCTAAAAAGACAGGCGATGCTTATAAAAATTACATTTTGCTCATTTTATGTTTTTTATAATACATTTATAATATTAAGAAATCGCAATTTTCCTATTTACTTTTTTTTAAATACAATATAACCTCGCATATACTATGAAACCAGTATTTTTAATAACGATCTTCCTTTGCCTATCCACATGCAAAAAGAAAGACTCTTCAAATACAGATGAGATTCTCCTCGGGTTATTCCTACTTCAACCCACAGATCTTATTTTAGAACTTGGTTATCCTGGATCACAGAACCAAATTAAAAACTCGGACCTCGTAGGAAAAACATCTGGAATCACAGTAAAGGTGGGAGGTGTGACGGCTACCAATGTTTCGGCAGCATCTTCTGATACAATTCAGTTCACTATGCCCACCATTCCAGGAGTATCTGAAAATGCAGCAGTGGATTTTATTGTTGAAAAAGATGGTGCTACCGTTTATACCACCAAGGTTCGCTACAGACCTCTACTTAGTTGGACTATCAACGAGCCACATGCAATCTATCGACCCATTGATGGAAGAGACAACAAAAGTTTTTTCCAAATCACTGCAACAACGGCAACTCATGTATTTAATACGTTCGGCCACAACCTATCTGATTTGGATATTTATTATTTCACAAGCTTAAACGGAACACCAATTCCATTCGCAAATAAAAGAAGGGATGGAGCTGAGTTTAATAGAGTGGCACTAAATGCTGGAACAGTCTATGTCATGGTTCAACATATTAGTGGCTTCGGTGGATCATATAATTTACAAATTGCAAATAGTGGAGTGGCTGCAACTTCTTCAGCAAAATTAACTTATAGCGGGTGGACGTTTAATCTTTGTTATGATACAATGGGAACAGGCCCAATCACAGCGAACAACTGTGATACACAGATGTCAGTATATAACCCAACCAGAACTGGACGTTGTACTTATCCTGGAGACCAAGGTTTAACAACCAGAAACTATTATGCTGAGGGTGGATTTGCGAACCAAACAACAAACCAAACCGGATGTCTCAATCCCGGTGGCGGATCCTCAAACGAAGCAGAAGCTATTTTTATTGCAGATTAGATCTGATGGCCTTCTGGGAACCAAAGAAAATAGGTTCCCAGTTTTGATTCTATTTTGACTTACTTAGGTATTTTTCGCAAATTTCTTTGTTCTTCGGAGATTTGCTCTTTTTTGACTCCGTCCTTAAATTTTCCATCGGGGGAAATTTTTCCTTTTGAAGACTCCATTGTTTTTTCTGCAAAGTCAAGAAACTCTCGTTCTTTTACCAGGGTTCTCACTTTAGCTGAAGTCGCATTTGGATCGACTCCGTAGTATTTATTAACATAAGACTTGATTACTGACTGTCTTACCAATCGATGTTGAGTCGAACTAGACAATTGGTTCTCTAAACTCACCTTTGCTTCTGATGACTCAAATTCGGCAAGAGCATTCACTGCATTTACTTTCACATAAACTCGAACAGGACTATTTTCAATGATCTCTTTTAAATAAGGAACCGGGTTTGGGTCAACGGCAGTAGCCAATTTTTTTAAATCCACATCACCAGGGTGTCGACTCAAAGACAAACTAACAATAAGTTGATCCAGTTTTTCTTGGTCTAAAGGCTCAGAAAATACTGGTAAAACAAAAATAGAAACTGAAACAAAAACTAATAAAAATACTCGATTCATAAATTTAATACGCAAGTGGGTTTCTTCTAATAATCCAACCCTGCTCTCCTGTAAGTTGATTTTGATTTGTCACTCCATCGCTGGCCCAAAACATCATGTTATACCCGCTGGCATCTATGATTCCAGTTCCTAAACACTCCTGTGGGGCAATGATACCATCGTTGACTAGGAAACTTGCTCGGGCAGTGCCACAATACGGAGTTTCAATCAGCGGATCCCGAGTATAGTTTAACCCAGATGTGCTCGTAGAACCAGCACTTTCAGAAGTGTGAAAAAGTCCAAGAAAGTGACCCGCTTCATGCGCCATTGTATTCCCAACAAATGTTAGATCCGAATTTGAAAGCGAACTCCCTGCACTTCCAGATGTCCGGTGTGGTTCGATAAAAACTGTCATGGCCGATGCCTTGGTACCAGTAAAACCGGGAAGCCCAGGAATTCCTCCAGCTATTCCAAGAAGACCACCTTGCCCTGTTGCTTCACTAGCAATATAAATATTCAAGGCCTTGGGATCCTGTAAAGAAGCAGTAGTTGTATACAGGCGAAGAAGCCCACCAGTTAAAGATGTGTCCTCTGAAGAAACATCTGAAATCTCATTAAATTCTGGATCCGATGAGGTCTTTAACGAAAAAACAAGTGTAACATTGACAGTGTTTTGCGCATAGAGCATTTTGAAACGGTCAAGTGCTGGCTTAATTGCTTCTAAAGTTTTCGTTTGATACGAATTATTCAGAAAGATAACATTTACATTTATTTTTTTTGTCGTGGACCAAGTTTTAGAAAGTCCATTGGTAGAGCTGGAGAGATTCTCTGTTGAAAAAAATCTTTCATCATCTGTAGCTGGTTTACAACCGATTGTTTGTTTAAACTGAAAACTTGTGCCAACTGGACCATTCAAATCTAAAAACCAATTACTTGCTGTTGCAATACTAACATAAGGTGCACCACCAGCAAGGTAGTGAAATGAATTTGATCCATAGCCAATCATTGATGTCGCATGTTGACCTGCTAAAATTCCCTCTCTATTACTGAAATTAGTCCCCGAAAAATTATAAAAGTAATAATGCACAGGTCGAAAATCTGCACCAGTAAAACTATGACTTTGTTCTATATAGAAGATGGCACTAGGATTAGAGGGGCCGGCAGAAAATGACTGTGGACTCGAATAATAGAGTGATTTTCCCGCTCCATAATAATCTGCAACGGGACCATTGTTAGCTGCGATTGTTTTTTGCGTAGTGAGCATACAAGGCCCGGAAGCTGAATCTGCTGATCCGGCTGCTATACCAGCA from Leptospira bourretii encodes the following:
- a CDS encoding methyltransferase domain-containing protein; translation: MPTNIELETLEAVKNYYGKILQTNKDLKTSACCSIESIPSNYLPLIGKIHPIVKEKFYGCGSPFPQALTGRKILDLGCGTGRDVYLLSQLVGETGSVVGIDMTKEQLDVASSYLEYHREQFGYNKSNVSFVSGYIENLKACGIEDNSIDLIVSNCVTNLSPNKKMVFSEIFRVLKPGGELYFSDVFSDQRIPENLKQDPILLGECLAGALYTEDFRRLLSTLGIHDFRIVSQSKINLINPDIEKKIGNINFYSITFRAFKIPLEDRCEDYGQVAYYQGTIDGNPHNFLLDDHHNFITGKPMLVCGNTADMISTTHYKDHFRIIGDKSKHYGLFDCGPSAVITSQGESGIGACC